The DNA window CACTTCTCCACCTGACTTTTCAAACTCATATGGCCCCGGTGTCGCAGATACATATATTGCCTGATTCACACATCTTTCAAACTCTATGAACTTAAGTGGTCTGTTATCAAAGGCTGAAGGGAGCCTGAAACCATAATCTACAAGGCTGTTCTTCCTTGAGTGATCACCTTTATACATACCACCGATCTGCGGTACAGTTACATGGCTCTCATCAATAATAAGAAGAAACCCCTGGGGGAAATAATCTAACAGTGTAGGCGGCGGCTCACCGGCGCTTCGTCCGCTCAGATGTCTCGAATAGTTTTCGATACCATGACAATATCCGATTTCTTTTATCATCTCCAGGTCAAAGTTAGTCCTCTGCTCAATTCGCTGGGCTTCAATAAGACAATTTTTATCTTCAAAGTAACGTATGCGTTCTGCAAGCTCCATCTTTATTGATTCAAGTGATCTTTCCAACCTGTCGGGGGGAATTACATAATGAGTTCCCGGGTATATAGCTGCTTTTGCAAGTCGTTTTCTTACAATACCTCTCAGGGGATCAATCTCTGAAATGGCGTCTATATAATCTCCGAATAACTCAACCCTTATGCATGACTCTTCCGAGGATGAAGGATAGACCTCTATCACATCACCACGGACCCTGAAAGCGCCGCGGTGTAAATCAATGTCATTTCTTTCATACTGTATTTCAACAAGCTTTCTGAGTATATCCTCCCTGTCAATTTGCATGCCCTCTTCAAGATAAAGAAGCATCCCCTGGTAGGCCTCAGGGGAACCGAGTCCATAAATACATGAGACTGATGCAACGATGATGACATCATTTCTTTGAAGTAGGGATGTCGTAGCAGAGTGCCTCATCCTGTCAATAGCATCATTTATTGAAGAGTCCTTATCTATATATGTGTCTGTCTGCGGGATATATGCCTCGGGTTGATAGTAATCGTAATAGCTGACAAAATATTCAACGGAATTTTCAGGAAAGAAGTATTTAAACTCGTTGTAGAGCTGTGCCGCGAGGGTCTTGTTCGGCGCAATCACAAGGGTTGGTTTCTGGACTTCTTCTATAACATTTGCCAGCGTAAAGGTCTTACCGCTGCCGGTTACACCGAGCAAGACCTGATGCTTTATCCCCTGTTTAATCCCGAAGCTGAGTGCTTTAATCGCTTCGGGCTGGTCTCCCTGCGGTCGTAAAGGTGATTTGAGACTAAATTGCATAAACTACATTAAACCTTTGCTTCTCTTAGAAACTTTGCTGCCTCTTCCGGGGACGTAGGATTTATGTAAAATCCCGAGCCTGACTCAAAACCTGCTACCCTGACCAGTTTCGGCATTATCTCAAGATGCCAGTGATAATACTCTTTCATCTGACTACGTAAGGGGCAGGTATGTATTATATAATTATATGGTGGTACATTTAATACCTTTTCAAGCCTCCGGAGCACATTCTTCATGATCCTTGCAAGGCTGCTGTATTCCCATGGCTGGGCCTCATCAAAACAAGAGTTGTGATTCTTGGGTATTATCCATGTCTCAAACGGAAATCTCGCCGCAAATGGGGTAATGGCAAGGAAGTGTTCATTCTCTGTGACACTCCTGTCTTCTGAGAATGACTCCTGACGCACTATATCACAGTAAATACATCTTTCCTTGTAATTATAATAGAGCCTTGCCCCTTCAATCTCTTCAAACACATGTCTTGGGATAACAGGCAGTGCAATAAGCTGAGAGTGCGAATGCTCGAGGGATGCACCTGCCGCCTCCCCTTCGTTCTTAAAGATCAGGATGTACTGAAACCTGCTGTCTTTTTTCAGGTCAACTACCCTGTCCCTGTACGCCCAGATAATATCCTCTATCTTCCTCTCAGGAAGGGTTGAAATCGTCGTATCGTGCAACGGGGTCTCTATAATTACCTCATGAGCCCCGATCCCATTCATTTTATCAAAGAGGCCGATGCCTGTTTTATCAAGATTCCCTTCAATCTTAAGTGCCGGGAATTTATTAGGTACTACGCGAAGGCTCCATCCGGCAGTATTTGGAGCCGTACCAGGTTCACGGTAAGCCAGTATCTCCGCCGGGGTAACCTTCTCATTACCTGCACAAAAAGGACAGAATCCTCCTTTTCGCTTAGGGGGAGCCTCCTGAAAATCTGACGGTCTCCTTCCACGCTCTGAAGATATTATTACCCATCTTCCGGTTATAGGATCTTTTCTTAGTTCCGACAATGTAACCTCCTTTTGAAAAAATGATATTAATTATCAGATAATAATACTAACCGTATATTACCTCTTCATTGAGATCCTGCGTGAAACCGATTATTATGACACATCTTCCAGCCCAAGTAACTTAATTTTTCTATGCAGATTGCTCCGCTCTATCTTTAAGTCTTCTGCCGTCTTCGTTATATTCCAATTATTTTCCTTTAACTTTTCCAATATGAAGTATCGCTCAAAGCCGGTACGTGCCTCTCTGAGGGAAGCTGAACTGACATTAAACAGCGTGGATACATTTTGATGCTGATCCCCGGCGATAATTGATAGATCCCCCGGATATATCCGGTCTCCTGAGGTCATGATTGCCACACGTTCCATAAGGTTTCT is part of the Nitrospirota bacterium genome and encodes:
- the uvrB gene encoding excinuclease ABC subunit UvrB produces the protein MQFSLKSPLRPQGDQPEAIKALSFGIKQGIKHQVLLGVTGSGKTFTLANVIEEVQKPTLVIAPNKTLAAQLYNEFKYFFPENSVEYFVSYYDYYQPEAYIPQTDTYIDKDSSINDAIDRMRHSATTSLLQRNDVIIVASVSCIYGLGSPEAYQGMLLYLEEGMQIDREDILRKLVEIQYERNDIDLHRGAFRVRGDVIEVYPSSSEESCIRVELFGDYIDAISEIDPLRGIVRKRLAKAAIYPGTHYVIPPDRLERSLESIKMELAERIRYFEDKNCLIEAQRIEQRTNFDLEMIKEIGYCHGIENYSRHLSGRSAGEPPPTLLDYFPQGFLLIIDESHVTVPQIGGMYKGDHSRKNSLVDYGFRLPSAFDNRPLKFIEFERCVNQAIYVSATPGPYEFEKSGGEVVEQIIRPTGLTDPVITVKTAKGQVDDLLGEIRSRSDLGERVLVTTLTKRMAEDLTEYYNELGIKVQYLHSDIDTLERVEIIRDLRMGKFDVLIGINLLREGLDIPEVSLVAILDADKEGFLRSHTSLIQTAGRAARNLSGRVIMYADTITNSMQKAIDETNRRRAIQEEYNKQHDITPVSVIKGIQDTLYEISEADYFTIPAVKEAADEYVQEEKLAATLKSLEKEMKEAARKLEFEKAAELRDKIRSLKERFVGIN
- the galT gene encoding galactose-1-phosphate uridylyltransferase — translated: MSELRKDPITGRWVIISSERGRRPSDFQEAPPKRKGGFCPFCAGNEKVTPAEILAYREPGTAPNTAGWSLRVVPNKFPALKIEGNLDKTGIGLFDKMNGIGAHEVIIETPLHDTTISTLPERKIEDIIWAYRDRVVDLKKDSRFQYILIFKNEGEAAGASLEHSHSQLIALPVIPRHVFEEIEGARLYYNYKERCIYCDIVRQESFSEDRSVTENEHFLAITPFAARFPFETWIIPKNHNSCFDEAQPWEYSSLARIMKNVLRRLEKVLNVPPYNYIIHTCPLRSQMKEYYHWHLEIMPKLVRVAGFESGSGFYINPTSPEEAAKFLREAKV
- a CDS encoding sigma-54-dependent Fis family transcriptional regulator, with the protein product RDRKEDIPLLANHFLKEVIREQGLKDKVLTDQSIELMKGYEWPGNVRELRNLMERVAIMTSGDRIYPGDLSIIAGDQHQNVSTLFNVSSASLREARTGFERYFILEKLKENNWNITKTAEDLKIERSNLHRKIKLLGLEDVS